One genomic region from Chthonomonas calidirosea T49 encodes:
- a CDS encoding glycoside hydrolase family 57 protein, translated as MPKPRKQGYFALVLHSHIPYVLDHGRSPHGTDWLSEVTAETYLPLLDMLFRLVSEGISPKITLGFTPILVEQLADETFQRDFVGYLQQRIEAARENQRQFRYEGNTHMRGLAHFWEDYYQQKLEAFLDIYKGDLIGAFRRLQDEGHIEILTSAATHGYLPLLLTDNSVQAQIRLGVVSYKERFGRDPRGFWLPECAYRPRYAWNPPIEVYRSPRPQLRKGIEEFLAESDLRYFLVDAHLLRGGQTLGVYAERFKGLQELWAQFQREYNPERADRTPYAPYLVNSSGLPMQPVACFARDPKTGMQVWSGAHGYPGDEFYLEFHKKHYPGNLRYWRVSWPKDDLGAKQLYEPYLAMGRVHDHAKHFAQLVYQTVVSATTEGDQPPVVVAMYDTELFGHWWFEGPEFLYHALKQLHMHPHVEPITCDAYLEKYPPKTVVALPEGSWGEGGYHWIWLNEWTAWTWEKVYEAERLMIELAQTYGDVEQVQTILRQAARELLLLESSDWQFNISTFTSRDYAEQRVNYHYSRFLHLASLVQRVAAQESIPVDDWNLLGEAEERDRCFAQLNPKWWAAVEFPAAEREE; from the coding sequence ATGCCGAAACCGCGCAAACAGGGCTATTTCGCCCTCGTCCTTCATTCCCATATCCCCTATGTGCTCGACCACGGGCGGTCACCTCACGGAACCGATTGGCTGTCGGAGGTCACCGCCGAAACCTATCTGCCACTTCTCGACATGCTCTTCCGTCTTGTCTCTGAAGGCATCTCGCCCAAGATCACCCTAGGGTTTACCCCCATTCTCGTGGAGCAGCTTGCCGATGAGACGTTCCAACGCGATTTTGTGGGCTATCTCCAGCAGAGAATAGAGGCAGCACGCGAAAACCAGCGGCAGTTTCGCTATGAGGGCAATACCCACATGCGTGGCCTGGCCCATTTTTGGGAGGACTACTATCAGCAAAAGCTCGAGGCTTTCCTGGATATCTACAAAGGTGACCTCATTGGTGCCTTTCGGAGGCTTCAGGATGAAGGGCATATTGAGATACTAACCAGCGCGGCTACCCACGGCTATCTGCCTCTTTTGCTCACCGATAACAGCGTGCAGGCACAGATTCGTTTGGGTGTGGTCTCCTATAAGGAGCGTTTCGGGCGCGACCCACGCGGGTTTTGGTTGCCGGAGTGTGCCTATCGCCCGCGCTACGCCTGGAACCCGCCTATAGAGGTCTATCGTAGCCCGCGACCGCAGTTGCGAAAAGGTATTGAAGAGTTCTTAGCGGAGAGCGACCTTCGCTATTTCTTGGTGGATGCCCATCTTCTGCGAGGGGGGCAGACACTTGGCGTCTATGCGGAACGTTTCAAGGGATTGCAAGAGCTGTGGGCGCAGTTTCAACGAGAGTACAACCCAGAACGGGCCGATCGCACGCCCTATGCACCCTACTTGGTCAACAGCAGTGGACTGCCTATGCAGCCGGTGGCTTGCTTTGCGCGCGATCCAAAAACCGGCATGCAGGTTTGGAGCGGCGCTCACGGCTACCCTGGGGATGAGTTCTACCTAGAGTTTCACAAAAAGCACTATCCGGGCAACCTACGCTATTGGCGGGTCTCTTGGCCTAAGGACGATTTGGGGGCTAAACAGCTCTATGAGCCTTATTTGGCGATGGGCCGTGTACATGATCATGCCAAGCACTTCGCTCAGCTGGTGTACCAGACGGTGGTATCTGCAACGACGGAAGGGGACCAGCCCCCCGTTGTGGTGGCGATGTACGACACCGAACTGTTTGGGCACTGGTGGTTCGAGGGGCCGGAGTTTCTCTATCATGCCTTGAAACAGCTGCACATGCACCCCCATGTAGAGCCGATCACATGCGACGCCTACTTGGAGAAGTACCCTCCCAAGACGGTAGTGGCGCTACCCGAAGGCTCGTGGGGCGAAGGAGGCTATCACTGGATATGGCTGAACGAGTGGACAGCGTGGACGTGGGAAAAGGTCTATGAGGCCGAACGGCTAATGATAGAACTGGCGCAAACCTATGGAGATGTGGAGCAGGTACAAACCATTCTTCGACAGGCAGCGCGTGAGCTGCTGCTGCTCGAATCGTCGGACTGGCAGTTCAACATCAGCACCTTTACCAGCCGTGACTATGCCGAGCAGAGGGTCAATTACCACTATTCTCGCTTTTTGCATCTAGCCTCTCTCGTTCAACGCGTTGCCGCGCAAGAGAGTATTCCCGTTGACGATTGGAACCTTCTTGGGGAGGCGGAAGAGCGCGACCGGTGTTTTGCTCAGCTGAACCCGAAATGGTGGGCTGCCGTCGAGTTCCCTGCGGCCGAGAGGGAGGAGTAG
- a CDS encoding CRTAC1 family protein: protein MSRDIARREALGIFLGAVLGSLSDGCRRDPIPRAVKTSQRFLFRDVAAEAGIDFALGHTSLTQVNALEAIGHGCAFLDYDRDGHLDVLLVSSQRPRLYRNLGNGRFTEVTETVLPTPPPHAHFLGCSVADYDRDGYPDILLTGYGTLALYHNESGKKFRDVTSGSGLEAHGPYDWSTSAAWADIDGSGHLCVYIGRYVRFTPYSKQLCSYRGIDGSPVMMACTPDSYPSERGALFRHDGNGHFVDITEQSGVISHGNTLGCLFCDFNNDGLPDLYLANDLEPADLFLNLGDGRFTNIAVASGTAYGADASLQSGMGIDWGDYDNDGRFDLLVANYAQKPKSLFHNEGHNLFTNQSYPSGIGAASLLPLAFGAVFVDFDNDGLLDIVFTNGHVESQIEKVDPAQTYRQSAQLFRNLDGAHFVDISALAGPDFTRRIVGRGIAVGDYDNDGLLDLLVVDEEGGALLLHNEGPSANHWIRFRCVEGAKEAYAIGTKVVIESKIGRRIAEVRAGGSYLSTNEPDVHFGLGQATTVDTVHIFWPNGQKHLFYKLPADKLYRIHRETKTLEPLF, encoded by the coding sequence TTGAGTCGCGATATTGCCCGCCGTGAGGCATTGGGAATTTTCTTGGGCGCCGTTCTGGGAAGTTTAAGCGATGGATGTAGACGTGATCCCATTCCTAGAGCGGTGAAAACTAGCCAGCGTTTTCTCTTTCGCGACGTGGCTGCGGAAGCTGGCATAGACTTTGCACTTGGGCATACGAGCCTTACGCAGGTGAATGCCCTTGAAGCTATTGGGCATGGATGCGCTTTTTTAGATTACGACCGCGATGGTCATCTCGACGTTCTACTCGTTAGTAGCCAACGCCCTCGACTTTATCGTAACTTAGGGAATGGACGGTTTACAGAGGTCACAGAAACAGTACTTCCCACGCCACCTCCTCATGCCCATTTTTTGGGTTGTTCCGTAGCAGACTACGACCGTGACGGCTATCCGGATATTTTGCTTACCGGCTATGGCACGCTTGCGCTTTACCATAACGAGAGCGGTAAAAAGTTCCGCGATGTAACATCGGGGTCGGGGTTAGAGGCGCATGGTCCTTATGATTGGAGCACCAGTGCCGCTTGGGCCGATATAGATGGCAGCGGCCATCTTTGCGTCTACATAGGTCGCTATGTGCGCTTTACTCCCTACAGCAAACAGCTTTGCTCCTATAGAGGTATTGATGGTTCCCCTGTCATGATGGCTTGCACGCCGGACAGTTATCCGAGCGAGCGCGGAGCGCTTTTTCGTCATGACGGTAACGGGCATTTTGTAGATATCACAGAACAGTCCGGTGTGATATCCCATGGCAATACTTTGGGATGTCTGTTTTGTGATTTCAATAACGATGGGCTTCCCGATCTCTATCTGGCCAACGATCTTGAGCCTGCCGACCTTTTCTTAAATCTAGGAGACGGACGCTTCACCAACATTGCGGTGGCCTCTGGGACGGCTTACGGCGCTGACGCCTCCCTGCAGTCAGGGATGGGTATTGATTGGGGTGACTATGATAATGACGGACGTTTCGATCTTCTCGTGGCAAACTACGCCCAAAAGCCGAAGAGCCTGTTTCATAACGAAGGGCATAACCTCTTTACCAATCAATCCTATCCAAGTGGCATCGGGGCGGCTTCCTTATTGCCTCTTGCCTTCGGAGCCGTCTTTGTAGATTTCGATAATGATGGCCTCCTCGATATCGTTTTTACGAACGGTCATGTGGAAAGCCAGATCGAAAAGGTAGATCCGGCTCAAACGTATCGGCAAAGCGCCCAACTGTTTCGAAATCTCGATGGAGCCCATTTCGTGGATATCAGCGCGCTGGCCGGCCCCGATTTTACGCGGCGTATCGTGGGTAGAGGCATTGCCGTAGGGGACTATGATAACGATGGACTGCTTGACCTCCTTGTTGTGGATGAAGAAGGGGGAGCTCTTCTGCTTCACAACGAGGGGCCTTCTGCTAACCATTGGATTCGCTTCCGCTGCGTGGAGGGGGCGAAAGAGGCCTATGCGATCGGTACAAAAGTTGTCATTGAGTCTAAAATAGGCAGGCGGATCGCAGAGGTGCGGGCGGGTGGTAGCTATCTCTCCACAAATGAGCCGGATGTCCATTTTGGTTTAGGCCAAGCGACGACCGTGGATACCGTACACATTTTTTGGCCTAACGGACAGAAGCATCTGTTTTATAAGCTGCCTGCCGACAAGCTGTACCGCATCCATCGCGAAACAAAAACCTTAGAGCCGTTATTTTAG
- a CDS encoding tetratricopeptide repeat protein — MLHNHPNEAMQVFADAAQRWPHDARPYIGLGALALQQHRDAIAQVNFEQAVRCDPRNALVWHLLGEVYERRHEPLAAIHAYMEATKLAPNDEVAWRQLGVLETKRKLYAAGYAALQRATALNPKDARAQIDFGNIALVQGQLAIAQQAFTKALQLQPHAPDALIGLANANMLLDSSPSGLANDLSLIQQIADPAHNAIACETRGHIYLLQRRYLLAIKSLQEAIRANPKRTTAYVLLSQAYAAVGNAQAAEKAAKTYQQLLQTEGADETAPPVGMGH; from the coding sequence ATGTTGCACAACCACCCCAACGAAGCCATGCAGGTTTTTGCTGATGCAGCACAGCGATGGCCACACGATGCCCGTCCCTATATTGGCTTAGGGGCACTTGCCCTACAGCAGCATCGTGATGCGATTGCGCAGGTGAATTTTGAACAGGCCGTCCGCTGTGATCCGCGAAATGCCCTTGTTTGGCATCTTCTAGGGGAAGTTTACGAGCGGCGCCATGAGCCTCTAGCGGCGATTCATGCCTATATGGAAGCCACCAAGCTAGCTCCAAACGATGAGGTCGCATGGCGACAGCTCGGGGTGCTCGAAACCAAACGTAAGCTCTATGCTGCAGGCTATGCGGCCTTACAGCGCGCAACCGCTTTAAACCCAAAGGATGCACGAGCGCAGATCGATTTTGGCAATATCGCCCTTGTACAAGGGCAGCTCGCGATCGCCCAACAGGCTTTTACCAAAGCATTGCAACTTCAGCCTCATGCTCCTGATGCTCTGATCGGGTTGGCCAACGCGAATATGCTGCTTGATTCTTCTCCCTCGGGGCTAGCGAATGACCTATCTCTCATCCAGCAGATTGCTGATCCCGCACATAACGCCATTGCTTGCGAAACTCGCGGACACATTTACCTGTTGCAAAGGCGATATTTATTAGCCATAAAATCTCTCCAAGAGGCCATAAGGGCCAACCCGAAGCGGACAACCGCCTACGTGCTGCTTTCCCAGGCCTATGCCGCAGTGGGCAACGCACAAGCGGCCGAAAAAGCAGCAAAAACCTATCAGCAGCTGTTGCAGACGGAGGGGGCCGATGAGACAGCTCCTCCGGTAGGAATGGGGCATTGA
- a CDS encoding HEAT repeat domain-containing protein — translation MIQKYLNYLIFGGIVLVVVGLAALHSHHMHQLLYNLTHGTPAQRAAAAKELIAEEQFSDTIAGETKEMRAQAAIALADLGNADAVKQAVQMLKDQDKIVRDQALRTLKQIGAASADNIKALVDGLSDSDINVRQGVIRALTDPDGIGPRQNPDVVQALVNELKSSSDARGPVGDVLSSKAFDPAANNRSVPALMALLDDKDDGVKIGAANALGKIGDPHAVPKLIAVLQNPATTTQVRTAVIAAIGLIADPSSEPVLAQAVLDPSVDSEARAQAAAGLGRIATPHAISTLLKTLTDYDLNLRTAAISALSVAARPGEDSPPNHAVVQQLIQALANPQKEIRLGVAQALIPVHDPETDPSLARLLQTDTQDADVRAAAAKALGFPGNRGGIAPLVAALNDPSGTVAEAATQALGQIGPAAAPTLISLLAKGGTTAYYASTALGDLLGSDYGHEILMQLATALKSANPTLQRWAAVALGNTDLAGAKDILEQLAKSSDADVAYVAQQQLNRFEQAQQ, via the coding sequence GTGATACAGAAATATCTGAACTATCTTATTTTTGGCGGAATCGTTCTCGTGGTTGTGGGCCTAGCCGCTCTGCATAGCCACCACATGCATCAACTGCTCTACAATCTCACACACGGGACGCCGGCTCAGCGCGCCGCTGCGGCCAAGGAGCTGATCGCCGAAGAGCAGTTCTCCGACACCATCGCCGGCGAAACGAAGGAGATGCGCGCCCAAGCCGCCATTGCCCTTGCCGATCTCGGCAACGCCGACGCCGTGAAACAGGCCGTACAGATGCTGAAAGATCAGGATAAGATCGTGCGCGATCAGGCCCTACGTACCCTGAAACAGATCGGTGCAGCCTCTGCAGATAACATTAAAGCCCTTGTGGATGGCCTAAGCGATAGCGACATCAACGTGCGTCAGGGCGTTATCCGTGCCCTCACCGACCCGGACGGCATAGGGCCACGCCAAAACCCCGACGTGGTGCAGGCCCTCGTGAACGAACTGAAATCGAGCAGTGACGCCCGCGGCCCCGTAGGTGACGTGCTAAGCAGTAAAGCGTTCGACCCCGCGGCCAACAATCGCAGTGTTCCCGCGCTGATGGCTCTCCTCGATGATAAAGATGATGGGGTAAAGATCGGCGCTGCCAACGCGCTTGGGAAAATAGGGGACCCACATGCCGTGCCTAAGCTTATCGCCGTACTTCAGAACCCAGCCACCACTACGCAAGTGCGCACCGCCGTCATCGCCGCCATTGGGCTTATCGCCGATCCCTCCAGTGAGCCGGTACTTGCCCAAGCGGTACTTGACCCTTCGGTCGATTCAGAGGCTCGCGCTCAGGCCGCCGCCGGTTTAGGGCGCATCGCAACGCCGCATGCCATCTCCACGCTTCTCAAAACGCTTACCGATTACGACCTCAACTTACGAACGGCGGCCATCTCCGCCCTCTCCGTGGCAGCCCGCCCAGGAGAAGATAGCCCTCCAAACCATGCGGTTGTACAGCAACTTATCCAGGCCCTGGCCAATCCCCAAAAAGAGATACGCCTCGGCGTTGCCCAGGCGCTCATTCCCGTGCACGATCCGGAAACCGATCCCAGCCTTGCTCGGTTGCTACAAACCGATACACAGGATGCAGACGTGCGTGCCGCCGCCGCCAAAGCCCTAGGTTTTCCTGGAAATCGAGGTGGCATCGCGCCCCTCGTGGCCGCCTTAAACGACCCCAGCGGAACCGTCGCTGAGGCCGCTACACAAGCGCTTGGGCAGATCGGCCCTGCAGCCGCCCCTACGCTGATCTCCCTGCTGGCAAAAGGCGGCACAACCGCCTACTACGCCTCCACCGCTCTGGGTGATCTGCTAGGGTCGGATTATGGTCATGAAATTCTTATGCAGCTTGCAACGGCGCTGAAGAGCGCCAACCCCACCCTGCAACGATGGGCTGCCGTCGCGCTCGGAAACACCGATTTGGCTGGCGCCAAGGACATCCTAGAGCAGCTGGCCAAAAGCTCCGATGCAGATGTGGCCTACGTGGCTCAACAGCAGCTGAATCGCTTCGAGCAAGCGCAGCAGTGA
- a CDS encoding DNA glycosylase, giving the protein MRQVTTHNSRIAWRRFDCSKSPLHLEATLRTGQSFRWCRDANGVWWGTIESVGVALWQPDGEPYGDLYWQTFPEPDLWEVVEDYLQLRTDLESLYCRWSFAEPRLAEVFRAFAGLRVLRQPPEECLFAFLCATTNTVTKIERSVRYLAERYGARICTGLDKPATLFAFPSVSALSAADERDLRAGLWGYRAPFVIKTAQKLLQKPQGWLRALRDVPYAEAHEALLEFPGVGPKVADCVCLFALDKWEAVPVDRHIYRLGVRLFLPHFEGRSLTPRLYKAVAEAFRERFGPMAGWAQQTLFYAEAGLYRRPDKESSRQRRF; this is encoded by the coding sequence TTGCGGCAGGTAACAACGCACAACTCACGCATCGCCTGGAGACGATTCGACTGCAGCAAATCGCCTCTCCATTTGGAAGCTACCTTGCGCACCGGCCAGAGTTTTCGATGGTGTCGGGATGCCAACGGGGTTTGGTGGGGCACTATAGAGTCGGTTGGTGTGGCCTTATGGCAGCCCGATGGGGAGCCTTACGGCGATCTTTATTGGCAAACGTTCCCTGAGCCGGACTTATGGGAGGTGGTGGAGGACTACCTTCAGCTTCGCACCGACCTCGAATCGCTCTACTGCCGTTGGAGCTTCGCCGAGCCACGCCTCGCCGAGGTTTTTCGCGCTTTTGCCGGGCTACGGGTTTTACGACAACCGCCGGAGGAGTGTCTTTTTGCCTTTCTATGCGCCACAACCAACACGGTGACCAAGATCGAGCGGAGCGTACGCTATCTGGCCGAGCGCTATGGGGCTCGTATCTGCACCGGTCTCGATAAGCCCGCGACCCTCTTTGCTTTCCCTTCGGTAAGCGCGCTTTCCGCGGCGGATGAGAGGGATTTGCGGGCTGGCCTGTGGGGCTATCGGGCCCCTTTTGTGATTAAAACGGCACAGAAGCTGCTACAGAAACCGCAGGGGTGGTTGAGGGCGCTAAGAGATGTGCCCTATGCGGAGGCTCATGAAGCCTTACTGGAGTTTCCTGGCGTTGGGCCAAAGGTGGCGGATTGTGTCTGCCTATTCGCCCTCGACAAATGGGAAGCAGTGCCGGTGGATAGGCATATCTACCGGCTGGGCGTTCGTCTCTTTCTTCCGCATTTTGAAGGCCGCTCGTTAACGCCGCGGCTCTACAAGGCAGTTGCTGAAGCCTTCCGCGAGCGCTTTGGGCCTATGGCGGGTTGGGCGCAGCAGACCCTTTTTTATGCGGAAGCGGGTCTATATAGAAGGCCAGACAAAGAGAGCTCAAGGCAGAGAAGGTTTTAG
- a CDS encoding prepilin-type N-terminal cleavage/methylation domain-containing protein has protein sequence MNRKNAFTLIELLVVIAIIAILAAILFPVFSQARDKARQTVDISNQKQILLAILAYTQDYDEMLPLGQVGPVHWDGNINSDAEGDGINDEIDPYIKAGVPWGPERKSSIWADPSDSYQRDDCDGAPGIGVGYDISYGFTRYDPDQPLLGFGVFGYRFESDGSDWSSLTLAGVPKPGSTIIMFPWWNPNNYSRFYATTRYNMGDLLVFPVYPKALSIGDVCGDGYNWLFSIGGHNGISDFGFLDGHVKAMPASRLWNVNPTTGLWNQQPPNMMAWSDQYNTN, from the coding sequence ATGAATCGTAAAAACGCTTTCACGCTCATTGAGTTGCTTGTCGTTATCGCTATAATAGCGATACTGGCAGCAATCCTGTTCCCTGTCTTTTCCCAGGCGAGAGATAAGGCGCGGCAAACGGTAGATATATCCAATCAGAAACAGATACTGCTCGCTATCCTTGCTTACACGCAAGATTATGATGAGATGTTACCGTTGGGACAGGTGGGCCCGGTGCACTGGGATGGAAACATTAACTCTGATGCGGAGGGTGATGGAATTAATGACGAGATAGACCCCTATATCAAAGCGGGCGTGCCTTGGGGGCCGGAGCGGAAGTCGAGTATTTGGGCCGATCCGTCCGACTCCTACCAGCGTGACGACTGCGATGGTGCCCCAGGGATAGGAGTAGGCTACGATATTAGCTATGGATTTACACGCTACGACCCTGACCAACCCCTCTTAGGTTTTGGAGTCTTCGGATATCGTTTTGAGTCGGATGGATCAGACTGGTCTTCTTTAACGCTAGCTGGAGTTCCCAAACCGGGAAGCACCATCATTATGTTCCCCTGGTGGAATCCAAATAACTATTCCCGTTTTTACGCCACAACGCGCTACAATATGGGAGACCTGCTTGTTTTTCCCGTCTATCCGAAAGCTTTAAGTATCGGAGATGTATGTGGAGATGGCTATAACTGGCTTTTCTCTATAGGAGGCCATAACGGAATCTCTGATTTCGGCTTTCTCGACGGCCATGTAAAGGCGATGCCGGCTTCCCGTCTGTGGAACGTAAATCCTACAACCGGTCTGTGGAACCAGCAGCCACCTAACATGATGGCGTGGAGCGATCAATATAATACGAACTAA
- a CDS encoding sugar phosphate isomerase/epimerase family protein has protein sequence MHRSQLAINTVSLRGSLEEILAACAEAGFENVEFALGQVRDRPVSELRHLLQRHRLRCIGGFETGLEAFSDREQRAANHARVIENARLLAQLGSRCCLVVGTDGPTHAGADPIGVLAEAFATVADAIADTDVRLCLEFNWSPLVKSLRTAVEVVQRTGRANVGVLFDPAHYHCTPTKFEQINATSVAHIYHVHVDDMRDKPGELSHCNDDRVLPGQGCLDLRAIFDALERYGYKGYYSIEMFSKELWALPPLEAAKRMYDSLLPYCEETR, from the coding sequence ATGCATCGTTCACAACTTGCTATCAACACGGTATCGTTAAGAGGCAGTTTAGAGGAGATTTTAGCGGCCTGCGCCGAAGCTGGCTTTGAGAACGTAGAGTTCGCACTAGGACAGGTTCGCGATCGCCCGGTATCGGAGCTTCGTCATCTCTTACAGCGGCATAGGCTGCGCTGTATTGGAGGATTTGAGACGGGCTTAGAGGCTTTTTCCGATAGAGAGCAGCGTGCGGCCAACCATGCACGCGTCATCGAGAACGCCCGGCTGTTGGCGCAGCTGGGTTCTCGTTGTTGCCTGGTTGTGGGTACCGATGGTCCAACCCATGCAGGAGCCGATCCCATCGGCGTTCTTGCAGAGGCTTTTGCTACAGTGGCCGACGCCATAGCCGATACCGACGTGAGACTCTGTTTGGAGTTCAACTGGTCTCCCTTGGTGAAGTCGTTACGTACGGCGGTGGAGGTGGTGCAGCGCACCGGCAGGGCGAACGTTGGGGTGTTGTTCGACCCCGCTCACTACCATTGCACCCCCACCAAGTTCGAGCAGATCAACGCCACCTCAGTAGCTCATATTTACCACGTGCATGTAGACGATATGCGGGACAAGCCGGGTGAACTCTCCCATTGCAATGACGATCGCGTGCTTCCGGGGCAAGGATGTTTAGACCTTCGAGCTATTTTTGATGCCCTAGAGCGTTATGGGTATAAAGGTTACTACTCCATTGAGATGTTCAGCAAGGAGCTTTGGGCACTTCCACCACTCGAAGCCGCCAAACGGATGTACGATAGCCTGCTACCCTATTGCGAGGAAACGAGGTAA
- a CDS encoding R3H domain-containing nucleic acid-binding protein — protein MQMQRISSWYEPEAQGTSLHRGQDLSGSLRRPLTVQQQQITDNLDQLLETLPPDIRKYLEQEPSLNDLLEIVMDLGRIPEARFPERVVELGTEPVSAQQIEYVVSRVGAFGKDNRAGIERTLHRISAIRNRQGRIIGLTCRIGRAVFGTIDIIQDVVESGKSILLLGRPGRGKTTKLREVARVLSSELNKRVVIVDTSNEIAGDGDIPHPGIGRARRMQVSSPEEQHNVMIEAVENHMPEVIIIDEIGTEQEAFAARTIAERGVQLIGTAHGNSLENLLLNPTLSDLVGGIHAVTLSDDEARRRGTQKTVLERKAPPTFDVVIEIMDVDKLAIHMDVEKTVDRMLRGIPPRPEIRIRTPDGRIEIVQRSNEFQPTLHEVPEPVEGTEETLYTIPRVARNGDAKAAAPEKGRDGEEIARPARPLPSTVRIFPYGVSRSRLDRAIAELHVSAFIARDVSDADAVIALKASYKREPAKMREIAQRRLPIYTIKSNTYAQIAGCLREIFRMGNGGMGPEELEEEFDMENAALQEAREAIEIVKQTHTAVELSPASPQIRRLQHLLAERYQLASESVGVEPQRRVRILPIGA, from the coding sequence ATGCAAATGCAGAGAATATCGTCTTGGTACGAACCGGAAGCGCAAGGGACTTCCTTGCATCGTGGGCAAGATCTTTCCGGTTCTTTACGACGCCCACTAACCGTGCAACAACAACAGATCACCGACAACCTCGATCAGCTTCTAGAAACCCTTCCGCCCGACATCCGCAAGTATCTCGAGCAAGAGCCGTCCTTGAACGACCTGCTAGAGATCGTAATGGACCTTGGGCGCATCCCGGAGGCTCGTTTCCCCGAAAGGGTTGTGGAGCTAGGGACAGAGCCGGTTTCTGCTCAGCAGATCGAGTACGTGGTAAGTCGTGTAGGCGCTTTCGGCAAGGATAATCGGGCCGGCATTGAACGCACCTTGCATCGCATTTCGGCCATACGCAATCGTCAGGGGCGCATTATCGGCCTTACCTGCCGAATCGGTCGGGCCGTTTTTGGCACCATAGATATCATCCAAGATGTGGTGGAAAGCGGCAAATCCATACTGTTACTGGGGCGCCCAGGGCGGGGTAAAACCACGAAACTTCGCGAGGTGGCCCGCGTGCTCTCCTCCGAACTGAACAAGCGTGTGGTGATCGTGGACACCAGCAACGAGATCGCCGGAGATGGGGACATTCCGCACCCCGGCATCGGACGTGCGCGAAGAATGCAGGTGAGCTCTCCTGAAGAGCAGCACAACGTGATGATCGAGGCGGTGGAGAACCATATGCCGGAGGTCATCATTATTGATGAGATCGGCACCGAGCAGGAGGCATTTGCCGCCCGAACCATTGCAGAAAGAGGGGTACAGCTCATCGGTACCGCGCACGGCAACAGCTTGGAAAACCTGCTGCTCAACCCCACCCTCTCCGATCTCGTGGGGGGTATCCATGCCGTGACGCTTTCCGACGACGAGGCACGTCGGCGCGGCACCCAGAAAACGGTTCTCGAGCGCAAAGCGCCACCAACTTTCGACGTGGTGATCGAGATCATGGATGTGGATAAGCTGGCGATCCATATGGACGTGGAGAAAACGGTGGACCGCATGCTACGCGGCATCCCACCACGTCCTGAGATACGGATACGCACTCCCGATGGTCGTATCGAGATCGTGCAGCGCTCCAACGAGTTTCAGCCCACCCTTCATGAGGTGCCCGAACCTGTAGAAGGGACAGAGGAGACTCTCTATACGATTCCACGGGTGGCTCGCAATGGCGATGCAAAAGCCGCGGCTCCCGAAAAAGGGCGCGACGGGGAGGAGATCGCACGTCCGGCAAGGCCGCTTCCTTCCACGGTTCGCATCTTTCCCTATGGCGTGAGTCGGAGCCGACTAGATAGGGCCATAGCGGAGCTGCACGTTTCGGCCTTCATCGCTCGTGATGTAAGCGATGCCGATGCCGTGATCGCCTTGAAGGCCTCCTACAAGCGGGAGCCGGCAAAGATGCGGGAGATCGCGCAGCGACGCCTTCCTATCTACACCATAAAGAGCAACACCTACGCGCAAATAGCGGGCTGTTTGCGTGAGATTTTCCGCATGGGGAACGGCGGAATGGGGCCTGAAGAGCTCGAAGAGGAGTTCGATATGGAAAATGCGGCGCTTCAAGAAGCGCGGGAGGCCATCGAGATCGTGAAACAGACCCACACAGCGGTGGAGCTGTCTCCGGCAAGTCCCCAAATACGTCGTCTACAGCATCTCCTTGCGGAACGATACCAGCTAGCTTCTGAGAGCGTAGGGGTTGAACCGCAGCGCCGTGTGCGCATCCTGCCTATCGGCGCGTGA